Proteins encoded within one genomic window of Bemisia tabaci chromosome 2, PGI_BMITA_v3:
- the LOC109039637 gene encoding allatotropins, giving the protein MVRPMLRLSAHLVWVWVWVWVAMLIGASLVEEAEAQAQRSISMRSYYRGGGGKTPARTIRGFKQAALSTARGFGKRDSPLTLPLAVPMARDDLEMAASQLQLNNRDSLPLEWVLEGMQSNPVLARLFFQRLIELNHDATAAAELSSNEALSPLYIAEKSKDDPPQRQDPDDVIM; this is encoded by the exons ATGGTGCGGCCGATGCTGAGGCTGAGCGCGCACCTGGTTTGGGTATGGGTGTGGGTGTGGGTGGCCATGCTCATCGGGGCCAGTCTCGTGGAGGAAGCGGAGGCCCAGGCCCAGCGGAGCATCTCCATGCGGAGCTACTACCGCGGCGGAGGCGGCAAGACGCCCGCCCGCACCATTCGCGGCTTCAAGCAGGCCGCCCTCTCCACTGCCCGCGGCTTCGGCAAGAGGGACAGCCCTCTCACGCTCCCCCTTGCCGTCCCTATGGCCAGGGACGACCTCGAAATGGCCGCTAGCCAACTCCAACTCAACAACAGAGACAG TTTGCCGCTGGAGTGGGTTCTGGAGGGTATGCAGAGTAATCCAGTTCTGGCCAGACTCTTTTTCCAAAGGCTCATCGAACTCAACCACGACGCCACGGCCGCAGCTGAGCTCAGCTCCAACGAGGCACTCTCGCCGCTGTACATCGCCGAAAAATCCAAGGATGACCCTCCTCAAAGACAGGACCCGGATGACGTCATCATGTAA